The genomic region TGTCGGCAACCACTTGTTTCAGGCTCTCTTTCGAACCGGATGGGTAAAGCCTCGCAGAGGCGGCAGACCATAGCGAGGGTGTGCAGTGAGCGCAGCGAACGGAACCCCTCGACAATGGATCCCAACTACCTTCTGAGCCACTTGCGGGTGAAAGAACCGCGGGGATTGATTTCTGTCGCCCACAAGGGGCTTTCCATTTTGTTATCGCACTTGTACGAGGGGGTTACGCACCATCGCTATCGTTATGTCGCCCAACGGGCTCGATCAACCGGACTACCTACTCTATTTGAAAGAAAGCGATGTTTTAAAGGAGGGCCATAATTGCTTGCCCACCGCAATGTCCTGTCAGTCAGGCTCTGAGCGCCTGCGACTATCGCCCTCCCACGCCACTCGAATGACGCTCGCATCGAATGCGGAGATAGTGCGGGAGGCGCGTCTGGGAATCAGGAAAGGGCCTTAACGGCCAGCCTGCATGGCTGTGAAGTTTGGAGCCAGGTCTGCCGGTCGGTCAATTCAGCCAGGCGGGGTCGATGTTGGGCGGGTTTTCCGGGTCGGGGTCGTAAATCTCGAAATGGTCGGAATCGAGGGTATAGTAGATCTCTATCCCGGCTTTACCGAAAGCGCGGTTGCTGATGGCGATGATGATGCCGTCGTCAGACCAATCAAAGTTGAATTGGTCGGTGTCGGCCTCCGCGGGGTCAATGAAGGCGTCCAGGCTCTTTGGCCAGTCCCCGTATTCATCCTGGGCCTTGTATTCCCGGGCTTTTCTGGCGATGGCGCTGAAGCGGGGCCGAATCGAGCGGACGGCGTTTTCGGCTTCCCGGCGCTTCCGCGCGGCGATATTGGCCTCGATCTCCTCTTGGCTGAGCGTTTCTTTTTCGCTTGCCGGTCCTTCCACCGTTTCCTCCGCCACGGCTTCTTCGGACCGGGGGCCGAAGAGGTTGGGATTGATATCCAGCCACGCCTTGAGCATGAAACCGAGCGTGACCAGGATGATGGCGATAATGAAGATGACGAGGAAGGCGCGCAGTCCCGGCGGCATTCCCTTTTTGGGGGCAGGAGGAATGGGTGTGGGGGCCACAGGCTCGACGGGAACGGGCTTTTCGCTGAGGGGCGGGGCGGTTTTGATAGAGTCCAGCGAACTGGTGTCTAAAGCCCTGATCGCTTCGGCGGCGGTGGGGCGCAGCGAAGGTTCCTTGGCCGTCATGGCGTTCATCAGATCCACTATGTGGTCGGACATATAGGGATAATAGTCACGCGGATGCGGCATGGGGCTTTCCACGATCTGTTTTTCGATGAGGAAATCGCTCTCGGTTTCCGTGCTGAAGGGCAACCGCCCGGTGAGCATTTCATAGAGGACCACGCCGGTGGAATAGATGTCCGAACGGCTGTCCACATCCCGCGGCGAGCGCACCTGCTCCGGGCTCATGTAGTAGATGGTGCCCAGCCTGGAGCCGGCGAGAGTGAACTGGGGATTGGCCAGGATGCGGGCTACGCCGAAATCCAGTATCTTGAGGTCGTCATTTTCGCCGATCATGATATTCGAGGGCTTGATGTCGCGGTGGACAACGCCCTTGGTTTGGGCATAATCCAGGGCGGAAAGGATCTGGCGGAGGATGCGCCGGGTACGCTGTTCCGGAATGGGGCCGACGGTGGCGATGAGGTCGCGCAGGGTCTGGCCTTCGGCGTATTCCATGACCATGAAATAGCTTTCCTGCTCCAGGAAGAAAGTGAAGAGGCCAACGATGTGGGGATGCTGAAGCTGTGACAGGATGCGGGCTTCGTTGATGAAACGCTGGCGGAAATGCTCCTGATGGGTCACGGACGGGTCGAGCATTTTGATGGCGACCTTGCGCCCCAGCAGCTCTTCCTCGGCGGAGTAAACCTTGCCCATGCCGCCTTCGCCGATGTAATCCAGCACACGGTAGTTACGGATGAAATCGCCGGGTTTGATGATCATTTCAGGACGCGGCCGCCTTTCTTTGAACTGTCGGCTTTAACGGCAGCCACCTCGGCTTTGATGTCGTTCAGGGAAGCGTAAACACCTTCAAGGTTGCCCAAGGCTTCATCGTAATCTCTGAGGGCCTGGTCCACCGAGCTGTCGATGCGGTTGTCTTTAAGGCTGTCCAGGGACGGCTTATCGCCTTTTTTGGCCAAAACGTTGATTGCGCCGATACCCTGGTTGATGAGGTCCCTGCCTTCAGGCGCCTTGCTGGCCAGGCTCAGTTCCGCCTCGCGCAGCTTCAATTCCGCCCTGGCCTGGGCAAGCTGATTTTCCGCTTCGGAGATCATGGCCAGATGGTCTTCTCTGCCCCGCAAATACTCATAGCGGGCGTTGAATTCCCTTTCCGTGATGCTGGTGCTGGCCGTGCGCAGGATCTTTCCCTCCTCAGTTCCGGAGGACAGAAGGGTCTGCGGTTCGCTCACTTTCACGTCCAGCAGGCAATAGGACAGGAGCAGGGACATTTCCCTGCCAAACACAGCCGGAGCCCTGGCCAGCAAGTCCTCCAGCGTTTCCAC from Candidatus Cloacimonadota bacterium harbors:
- a CDS encoding protein kinase, yielding MIIKPGDFIRNYRVLDYIGEGGMGKVYSAEEELLGRKVAIKMLDPSVTHQEHFRQRFINEARILSQLQHPHIVGLFTFFLEQESYFMVMEYAEGQTLRDLIATVGPIPEQRTRRILRQILSALDYAQTKGVVHRDIKPSNIMIGENDDLKILDFGVARILANPQFTLAGSRLGTIYYMSPEQVRSPRDVDSRSDIYSTGVVLYEMLTGRLPFSTETESDFLIEKQIVESPMPHPRDYYPYMSDHIVDLMNAMTAKEPSLRPTAAEAIRALDTSSLDSIKTAPPLSEKPVPVEPVAPTPIPPAPKKGMPPGLRAFLVIFIIAIILVTLGFMLKAWLDINPNLFGPRSEEAVAEETVEGPASEKETLSQEEIEANIAARKRREAENAVRSIRPRFSAIARKAREYKAQDEYGDWPKSLDAFIDPAEADTDQFNFDWSDDGIIIAISNRAFGKAGIEIYYTLDSDHFEIYDPDPENPPNIDPAWLN